A section of the Citrus sinensis cultivar Valencia sweet orange chromosome 8, DVS_A1.0, whole genome shotgun sequence genome encodes:
- the LOC102613465 gene encoding receptor-like protein 15 isoform X8, whose amino-acid sequence MCGSKRVWVSELIFILLVVKGWWSEGCLEQERSALLQLKHFFNDDHRLQNWVDTGDDENYSDCCQWEGVECNNTTGRVIRLDLAFRKWESAEWYMNASLFTPFQQLKSLDLMGNNIAGCVQNEGLDRLSSLKNLKFLDLTLNHFNNSIFSSLGGLSSLKHLSMGINELNGSIDIEGLESLSNLEELDISDNAIDNLVVPKGLDRLSRLNNLKFLSLAINHFNNSIFSFLCGLSSLRHLSLSDNRLNGSIDIKGLNSLSNLEELDMTGNAIENLVVPKDFRGLRKLNTLYLGGSGIPRIDGSKVLQSIGSLPSLKTLYLSHTKFKGTVVNQKLHNFTNLEELILDESDLHVSQLLQSIASFTSLKHLSMQDCVLKGALHGQDFLKFKNLEYLDMGWVQVDVNTNFLQIVGESMPSLNFLSLTNSSLNKHTILDQGLCQLVHLQGLYIRDNDLRDGLPWCLANMTSLQVLYASSNQLTGNISPGLCELVLLRKLYIDNNDLRGSLPLCLANLTSLRVLDVSYNQLTENISSSSLMHLTSIEELILSNNHFFQIPISLEPLFNLSKLQTFNGEINAQTESHYDSLTPKFQLTSISLSGYVDGGTFPEFLYHQHDLNSVNLSHLNLSGEFPNWLLENNTNLETLLLANNSLFGSFRMPIHSHQKLATLDVFNNFFQGHIPVEIGTYLPGLMELNLSRNAFNGSIPSSFADMKMLERLDISNNQLTGEIPERMATGCFSLEILALSNNRLQGHIFSEKFNLTNLMTLQLDGNNFIGEIPESLSKCYMLRGLYLSDNHLFGKIPRWLGNLPTLQYIIMPNNNLEGPIPIEFCQRDSLKILDLSNNSIFGTLPSCFSPASIEQVHLSKNKIEGRLESIIHDNPHLVTLDLSYNSLHGSIPNRIDRLPQLNYLLLAHNYIKGEIPVQLCQLKEVRLIDLSHNNLSGRIPPCLVNTSLNEGYHGEVAPTSIWCRRASVYRSACLPGQSSPPMGKEETVQFTTKNMSYYYQGRILTSMSGIDLSCNKLTGEIPTQIGYLTRIHALNLSHNNLTGTIPTTFSNLKQIESLDLSYNLLHGKIPPQLIVLNTLEVFKVAYNNLSGKIPDRAQFSTFEEDSYEGNPFLCGQPLSKSCNDNGLTTVTPEASTENEGDSLIDTDSFLITFTVSYGIVIIGIIGVLYINPYWRRRWFYLVEVCMTSCYYFVADNLIPRRFYRGWM is encoded by the exons ATGTGTGGTTCAAAAAGAGTGTGGGTGAGtgagttaattttcatattattagTAGTAAAAGGGTGGTGGAGTGAGGGGTGTTTGGAGCAAGAGAGGTCTGCTCTCCTCCAACTCAAACATTTCTTCAATGATGATCACCGTCTTCAAAACTGGGTTGACACCGGAGATGATGAGAATTATTCAGATTGTTGTCAGTGGGAAGGGGTTGAGTGCAACAACACCACTGGCAGAGTGATTAGATTAGATCTAGCATTTCGAAAATGGGAATCAGCAGAGTGGTATATGAATGCCTCTCTGTTTACTCCCTTTCAACAATTAAAGTCTCTTGATCTAATGGGGAACAATATAGCCGGTTGTGTTCAAAATGAAG gTCTAGATAGGTTATCAAGTTTGAAGAACTTGAAGTTTCTTGATTTAACCCTTAACCACTTCAACAACAGCATCTTTTCATCTCTAGGTGGTCTTTCATCACTCAAACACTTATCAATGGGTATTAATGAATTGAATGGAAGTATTGATATTGAAG GACTGGAATCCTTGAGTAACTTGGAGGAGCTGGACATAAGCGACAATGCAATCGACAATCTAGTGGTTCCTAAAG GTCTAGATAGGTTATCAAGGTTGAACAACTTAAAGTTTCTTTCTTTAGCCATTAACCACTTCAACAACAGCATCTTTTCATTTCTATGTGGTCTTTCATCACTCAGACACTTATCATTGTCTGATAATAGATTGAATGGAAGTATTGATATTAAAG GACTGAATTCCTTGAGTAACTTGGAGGAGCTGGACATGACAGGCAATGCAATCGAAAATCTTGTGGTTCCTAAAG ATTTCAGAGGTTTGAGGAAGTTGAATACCCTTTATTTAGGGGGAAGCGGAATTCCAAGGATAGATGGAAGCAAGGTGTTGCAATCAATAGGATCACTACCGTCCCTCAAAACACTTTACCTTTCGCATACTAAATTTAAGGGAACAGTAGTTAATCAAA AATTGCACAATTTCACCAACTTGGAAGAATTGATATTGGACGAGTCTGATCTCCACGTAAGCCAACTTCTGCAAAGCATCGCATCATTCACATCGTTAAAGCATTTGTCAATGCAAGATTGTGTACTCAAGGGTGCCCTGCATGGTCAAG ATTTTCTCAAATTCAAGAATTTGGAATATCTGGACATGGGTTGGGTGCAGGTTGACGTCAACAccaattttcttcaaattgtCGGCGAATCGATGCCTTCTCTTAACTTTTTATCACTGACAAATTCAAGTCTTAATAAACACACCATTCTTGATCAAG GACTTTGTCAGTTGGTGCATCTGCAAGGGTTATACATTCGTGATAACGATTTGAGAGATGGTTTGCCTTGGTGCTTGGCAAACATGACATCCCTCCAAGTGTTATATGCCTCTTCTAATCAACTTACTGGAAACATCTCCCCAGGCCTTTGTGAGTTGGTGCTTCTGAGAAAGTTATACATTGATAACAATGATTTAAGAGGTAGCTTGCCTTTGTGCTTGGCAAATTTGACTTCCCTTCGAGTATTAGATGTCTCGTACAATCAACTTACTGAAAACATCTCCTCATCTTCCCTCATGCATCTAACATCTATCGAAGAGCTCATACTTTCAAACAACCACTTCTTCCAAATCCCTATTTCACTTGAACCACTTTTCAATCTCTCAAAACTCCAGACTTTCAATGGTGAAATAAACGCACAAACTGAGTCGCATTATGATTCTTTGACCCCAAAATTCCAATTGACTTCTATCTCATTGTCTGGTTACGTAGATGGTGGCACATTTCCTGAATTCTTGTACCATCAGCATGACTTGAATAGTGTTAATCTTTCACACCTTAACTTGAGTGGAGAGTTTCCAAATTGGTTACTAGAAAACAATACAAACTTAGAGACCCTTCTTCTTGCCAATAACTCTCTTTTTGGATCATTTCGGATGCCAATTCATTCCCACCAAAAATTAGCAACATTGGATGTCTTCAACAATTTCTTTCAAGGCCATATCCCGGTAGAAATCGGAACATATCTGCCAGGCTTAATGGAATTAAACTTATCTAGAAATGCTTTCAATGGTAGCATTCCCTCTTCATTTGCTGATATGAAAATGTTGGAAAGGTTGGACATATCCAACAATCAGTTGACTGGTGAAATCCCTGAGCGCATGGCCACGGGTTGCTTCTCATTGGAAATTCTTGCGTTATCAAACAACCGTTTGCAAGGTCATATATTCTCTGAAAAATTTAACTTGACAAATTTGATGACGTTGCAGTTGGATGGAAATAATTTCATTGGAGAGATCCCAGAAAGCTTATCTAAGTGCTATATGTTACGAGGATTATATCTGAGTGATAATCATCTCTTTGGTAAGATTCCAAGATGGTTGGGTAATTTGCCAACtttacaatatattataatgcCCAATAACAATCTTGAAGGACCAATTCCAATCGAGTTTTGTCAGCGTGATTCTCTAAAGATTTTAGACCTTTCAAACAATAGTATTTTTGGAACTTTACCATCTTGTTTTAGTCCAGCATCTATCGAACAAGTTCATTTGTCAAAAAACAAGATAGAAGGACGGCTGGAAAGTATAATCCATGACAACCCTCATTTAGTGACATTAGATCTTAGTTATAACAGCTTACACGGAAGTATTCCAAATCGGATTGACAGACTACCTCAGTTAAACTACCTTCTTTTAGctcataattatattaaaggcGAAATACCTGTTCAATTATGCCAGTTGAAGGAAGTGCGGTTGATTGATCTTTCTCATAATAATCTATCCGGGCGTATTCCTCCTTGCTTGGTTAACACTTCACTCAATGAAGGTTATCATGGGGAAGTAGCTCCAACTTCTATTTGGTGTCGTCGAGCGTCTGTCTATAGATCTGCATGTCTGCCTGGTCAAAGTTCACCTCCGATGGGAAAGGAAGAAACTGTACAGTTTACAACAAAGAATATGTCCTACTATTATCAAGGAAGAATTTTGACGAGTATGTCTGGGATTGATCTTTCTTGTAACAAACTGACAGGTGAGATTCCTACTCAAATTGGATATCTTACTAGGATTCATGCACTAAATCTATCTCATAACAATTTGACGGGCACAATCCCGACAACATTTTCAAACCTGAAGCAAATCGAAAGCTTGGACCTCTCCTACAACCTACTGCATGGGAAAATCCCTCCTCAACTCATTGTGCTAAATACATTGGAGGTTTTCAAAGTAGCATACAATAACTTATCTGGTAAAATTCCAGATAGAGCACAATTTTCAACTTTCGAGGAAGATAGCTATGAAGGGAATCCTTTTCTTTGTGGACAACCACTGTCCAAAAGTTGCAATGATAATGGATTGACAACAGTGACACCAGAAGCTTCCACCGAAAATGAAGGTGATAGTTTAATTGACACGGACAGTTTCCTGATCACTTTTACAGTATCTTATGGAATTGTGATAATAGGAATTATTGGAGTTTTGTACATAAACCCCTACTGGCGGCGAAGATGGTTTTACCTTGTTGAAGTGTGTATGAcctcttgttattattttgtagCAGATAATCTTATTCCTAGAAGATTCTATCGTGGATGGATGTAA